From a single Lacerta agilis isolate rLacAgi1 chromosome 3, rLacAgi1.pri, whole genome shotgun sequence genomic region:
- the LOC117044558 gene encoding protein eyes shut homolog translates to MKLKSIIVVMVYVFQGCIVDGLTVCKRSSTSEWKQQPTVHIVKWSLTQNICSNFYTDCWNIDVNAVEHSALSHPQLCPLQLQVGDALFVSSEPSFQSHGMNLANVSLEEFIRCPQQTDIPQLQMIFGCRLSGMHQIDPQWLGVGTHYFTEVPSRGPLLCNLGLRLNVTVKPHLCQQSRSAPFCSGRGKCLSHIWEEAYNCHCNQLYSGQFCQEFDVCSSKPCYNNASCVRKGVKGELDTESYECICPPLFAGKNCSEIIGECHPQSCYSGSCHRVSSNTYRCQCNKYAAGAASYQAVSPVWLHPASPEQAEEGPSPVKTCWSQGLAPARTPDK, encoded by the exons ATGAAACTAAAGTCAATCATTGTTGTGATGGTTTATGTCTTTCAAGGTTGCATTGTTGATGGGCTGACTGTCTGCAAAAGGTCTTCAACTtcagaatggaaacagcagccAACAGTACATATAGTGAAGTGGTCCCTGACCCAAAACATCTGTTCCAACTTCTACACAGATTGCTGGAATATTGATGTGAATGCTGTAGAACATTCAGCTTTGAGTCATCCTCAGCTTTGTCCTCTACAGCTTCAGGTGGGAGACGCACTATTTGTTTCCTCTGAGCCCTCTTTTCAGTCGCATGGCATGAACTTGGCAAATGTTTCCTTGGAGGAATTCATCAGGTGTCCTCAACAAACTGATATCCCTCAGCTGCAGATGATTTTTGGTTGCAGGTTAAGTGGGATGCACCAGATCGACCCGCAATGGCTTGGAGTTGGAACACATTATTTCACTGAAGTCCCAAGCCGAGGACCACTTCTATGCAATTTAGGGCTGAGGCTGAATGTGACAGTGAAACCACATCTTTGCCAGCAGTCTCGAAGTGCACCCTTTTGCTCTGGGCGGGGCAAATGTCTAAGTCACATCTGGGAGGAAGCTTACAATTGCCACTGTAACCAGCTGTATTCGGGACAATTCTGCCAAGAATTTGATGTGTGCTCCAGTAAGCCCTGCTACAACAATGCTTCCTGCGTTAGAAAGGGAGTGAAAGGAGAACTTGACACAGAGTCCTATGAATGTATATGCCCCCCATTGTTTGCAG GAAAGAACTGTTCAGAAATCATTGGCGAGTGCCACCCACAGAGTTGCTACAGTGGCAGTTGCCACAGGGTTTCTTCGAATACTTACAGATGCCAGTGCAATAAATATGCTGCAG gtgcagcgAGTTACCAAGCGGTCTCACCTGTGTGGCTGCAccctgcctctccagaacaagctgaagagggccccagtcctgtgAAGACCTGctggtcacagggcctggctcctgcacgcactcctgacaaaTAG